A single genomic interval of Rosistilla ulvae harbors:
- a CDS encoding glycosyltransferase yields the protein MHVVHIVRDLDCSSGGPSRSIPALALSMAHLEPAIRVSVLFQDRGQAVTVDVDDAGGVRFDAIPSAKRSSGLADALVRIHAEEAVSVVHLHGLWSPTVHGAARRARAIRVPYVVSPRGMLSEACLNVKPLRKRVAWNLYQQRDLRFAAVIHATSEAERDDCMRRGLTQAIEIVPNGCDLPPDSALPLPRAFPVGRGKPFAIALGRIDPVKGLDVLVEAWHQAAPLDWPLVIAGAGEWKYVQEVKHLIAVAGLSERVHLIGEVDEQQKWSMLAAAGFLVNASRSENFGLAIAEALASGTPVVATQGTPWQIVQRERCGWWVEGTCAGIADAIRQATALADDQRNQMGQRGRLLVSTQFAWSSVAAKMLACYEQALR from the coding sequence ATGCATGTCGTTCACATCGTTCGCGATCTGGATTGTTCCAGCGGTGGGCCGAGCCGGTCGATTCCTGCGCTCGCACTGAGCATGGCGCACCTGGAGCCAGCGATCCGTGTTTCGGTGTTATTCCAAGACCGTGGCCAAGCGGTAACCGTCGATGTTGATGATGCTGGCGGCGTTCGCTTTGATGCAATCCCGTCCGCCAAGAGGTCTTCCGGCCTCGCGGATGCGCTGGTGAGGATTCATGCGGAGGAAGCGGTTTCGGTGGTGCATCTCCACGGTTTGTGGAGCCCGACGGTACACGGTGCGGCTCGGCGAGCAAGGGCGATTAGGGTGCCGTACGTTGTGTCGCCCAGAGGCATGTTGTCGGAAGCATGCCTGAACGTAAAGCCGCTTCGGAAGCGAGTCGCTTGGAACCTTTATCAGCAGCGGGATCTAAGATTTGCTGCCGTGATCCATGCGACCAGCGAGGCAGAACGCGACGATTGTATGCGTCGGGGGCTGACACAGGCGATCGAAATCGTTCCAAACGGGTGCGACTTGCCACCGGATAGTGCCTTGCCTTTGCCTCGGGCTTTTCCTGTCGGTCGAGGCAAGCCGTTTGCAATTGCTTTGGGGCGGATCGACCCGGTGAAAGGGCTTGATGTTTTGGTCGAAGCGTGGCACCAGGCTGCTCCGTTGGATTGGCCGCTTGTAATCGCTGGGGCCGGGGAATGGAAGTATGTTCAAGAAGTAAAGCACCTGATTGCCGTCGCTGGTTTAAGCGAGCGAGTTCATTTGATTGGTGAAGTCGACGAGCAGCAAAAGTGGTCAATGCTTGCTGCCGCCGGGTTTCTGGTAAATGCTTCGCGAAGCGAAAATTTTGGATTAGCGATCGCCGAGGCTTTGGCCAGTGGGACGCCCGTGGTGGCCACGCAGGGTACTCCCTGGCAGATCGTGCAGAGGGAACGATGTGGTTGGTGGGTCGAAGGCACGTGCGCCGGAATTGCTGATGCGATTCGGCAGGCGACAGCACTCGCCGATGATCAGCGCAATCAGATGGGGCAGCGTGGTAGGTTGCTCGTTTCCACACAGTTTGCCTGGTCGAGCGTTGCGGCAAAAATGTTGGCTTGTTATGAACAAGCGTTGCGTTAG
- a CDS encoding glycosyltransferase family protein → MSRGLYIGIQTAGTTSRMRCETLQRILPTMAWDAIDTDTAFANASRVWRSVGFRWKFGPMVAAVNQNVCEQIEGQRFDLIWVDKAIYLFPSTVRRLRDTCKTFVHFTPDTAFFGNRSRHFFRTAALFDLLVTTKSFELDQYDALVGSGRVMLVTQAYDTALHRVSDCKPVEKRRDAVFVGLCEPDRQRCVETLLDAGVPIRLGGRGWEKLLRRRGSDARLTFLGSRVFGLDYVRAIAEGSLGLGLLSKRFPELHTTRTLEIPACGTVVATERNVETTQIFSPNEALFFENYDDLACQVVNLLGAREKLGKLEHAGWKRVTTGGYSYDCVLTSVLDRAGFGQSL, encoded by the coding sequence ATGTCTCGAGGCTTGTATATCGGAATCCAGACGGCCGGCACGACTTCGCGGATGCGGTGCGAAACGCTGCAGCGGATCCTACCCACCATGGCCTGGGATGCGATCGATACCGACACCGCGTTTGCGAATGCCTCCAGGGTATGGCGTAGTGTCGGATTTCGTTGGAAATTTGGCCCGATGGTCGCTGCGGTAAATCAAAACGTTTGCGAGCAGATCGAGGGGCAGAGATTTGATTTGATTTGGGTCGATAAAGCGATCTATCTGTTCCCGTCCACGGTGCGACGCTTACGCGACACCTGCAAGACATTCGTCCACTTTACTCCGGATACTGCCTTTTTCGGCAACCGTTCGCGGCACTTCTTCCGGACCGCCGCCCTGTTCGACCTGCTGGTGACGACAAAGTCCTTCGAATTGGACCAATACGACGCATTGGTAGGCAGTGGGCGGGTGATGTTGGTGACACAGGCCTACGACACAGCACTACACCGAGTCTCCGATTGCAAGCCAGTTGAAAAACGCCGCGATGCGGTCTTCGTCGGGCTCTGCGAACCCGATCGGCAACGCTGCGTTGAAACGCTGTTAGATGCTGGCGTGCCTATCCGCTTGGGCGGGCGTGGGTGGGAAAAACTCCTCCGACGACGGGGCTCCGACGCTCGTTTGACATTTCTCGGCAGCCGAGTGTTTGGCCTGGACTATGTACGGGCGATTGCGGAAGGTTCGTTGGGCCTGGGGTTGCTTTCGAAGCGGTTTCCCGAATTGCATACAACCCGTACACTGGAGATTCCAGCTTGTGGGACTGTCGTTGCAACGGAACGTAATGTAGAAACGACGCAAATCTTTTCGCCGAACGAGGCGTTGTTCTTTGAGAACTACGACGACCTTGCCTGCCAGGTCGTCAATTTGCTGGGGGCGAGGGAGAAGCTTGGGAAGCTGGAACATGCCGGCTGGAAGCGAGTGACGACGGGGGGGTACAGCTATGACTGTGTGCTTACATCGGTTCTCGATCGGGCTGGATTCGGGCAATCGTTATAA
- a CDS encoding carbamoyltransferase family protein: MTISVLGINAYHGDASAAIVVDGQLVAAVEEERFNRIKHWAGFPAQSIRYCLDQAGITSEQLDHVAISFNPKANLAKRLGYVIKHRPNGRAVLDRLRRQGKTLALEDQFARAVGVDKRAIQARFHRIEHHQTHVAAGFLISPFDEAAVLSVDGMGDFTSTLTALGKGNTWSELDRVYYPHSLGFLYSAITMYLGFPYYGDEYKVMGLAPYGEPEYVDAIRRMIKLTGNTFELNLDYFNHHRLGIRMNWNDGAPVVEPFLTDRLVQELGPIRSSDAPVTKKHENIAKSLQVVTEEVILHMLERLHHQTGQTKLCMTGGVAMNSVANGKITEKTPFEEVYVPAGAADNGTSFGAAFYVWNRVLEKGRSFVQDHAYWGCQFGNDECLQAIEELDLPFQRYDDDALMEQTVDLMIDGKVVGWFQGRMEFGARALGNRSLIADPRRTDMRDIINLRIKFREKFRPFAPSILEEHVGEWFAIEEHAPYMEKVLPIRSDKQALVPAVTHVDGSGRLQSVSTRTNPRYHSLISAFYKRTGVPIVLNTSLNENEPVVRTPAEALSCFLRTDMDVLVLGNLIVDRSNPAFPSQYRKRVAST, from the coding sequence ATGACGATCTCGGTTTTAGGAATTAACGCATATCACGGCGATGCGTCGGCGGCAATCGTCGTCGACGGTCAACTGGTCGCCGCAGTGGAGGAAGAGCGTTTCAATCGGATCAAGCATTGGGCCGGTTTTCCCGCTCAGTCAATCCGCTATTGCTTGGATCAGGCAGGAATCACCTCCGAACAGCTCGACCACGTGGCGATCTCGTTTAATCCCAAGGCGAACCTGGCTAAACGGCTCGGCTACGTGATCAAGCATCGCCCCAATGGACGGGCGGTCCTGGATCGACTGCGCCGGCAAGGCAAGACCTTGGCATTGGAAGATCAATTTGCCAGGGCTGTTGGAGTCGACAAGCGTGCAATTCAAGCTCGTTTTCATCGCATCGAACATCATCAGACGCATGTCGCTGCGGGCTTTCTGATCTCACCCTTCGACGAAGCCGCTGTGTTGAGTGTCGATGGGATGGGGGATTTCACAAGCACCTTGACCGCCCTTGGCAAGGGGAACACTTGGTCGGAATTGGACCGCGTCTACTACCCGCACTCGTTGGGGTTTCTGTACAGTGCGATCACGATGTACCTTGGATTCCCGTATTATGGGGACGAATACAAGGTGATGGGCTTAGCTCCCTATGGCGAGCCCGAATATGTCGATGCGATCCGTCGAATGATCAAGCTTACCGGAAATACGTTCGAGCTAAATTTGGACTACTTCAACCATCATCGGTTGGGGATCCGGATGAATTGGAATGATGGGGCACCGGTCGTCGAACCGTTCCTGACCGATCGTTTAGTTCAAGAATTAGGACCGATTCGATCGTCCGATGCCCCGGTAACGAAGAAGCATGAGAATATCGCCAAGAGTTTGCAGGTGGTTACCGAAGAGGTCATCTTGCACATGCTGGAGCGACTTCACCATCAGACAGGGCAGACCAAGCTGTGCATGACGGGAGGAGTGGCGATGAATTCGGTCGCCAATGGAAAAATTACTGAGAAGACTCCTTTCGAGGAGGTTTATGTTCCTGCGGGGGCGGCGGACAATGGCACCTCGTTCGGCGCTGCTTTTTATGTTTGGAATCGGGTGTTGGAAAAAGGACGCTCCTTTGTTCAAGATCACGCGTATTGGGGGTGTCAGTTTGGCAACGACGAGTGCCTGCAGGCGATCGAAGAGCTTGATTTGCCATTTCAGCGCTACGACGACGACGCGCTGATGGAACAAACTGTCGACTTGATGATCGATGGGAAGGTTGTTGGTTGGTTCCAGGGACGCATGGAGTTTGGCGCACGGGCGCTTGGCAATCGATCGTTGATCGCCGATCCGCGACGCACCGACATGCGTGACATCATCAATCTGCGCATCAAGTTTCGCGAGAAGTTTCGTCCATTTGCACCGAGCATCCTCGAAGAACACGTAGGGGAGTGGTTTGCGATCGAGGAACATGCACCTTATATGGAGAAGGTTTTGCCAATTCGTTCCGACAAGCAGGCATTGGTTCCCGCGGTGACGCATGTCGACGGAAGCGGTCGTCTGCAAAGTGTTTCAACCCGCACAAACCCTAGATATCATTCGTTGATATCGGCGTTTTACAAGCGGACGGGGGTTCCAATTGTGCTTAACACATCGTTAAACGAGAATGAGCCAGTCGTGCGAACCCCAGCGGAGGCGTTGAGTTGCTTTTTGCGAACCGACATGGATGTGTTGGTCTTGGGGAATTTGATCGTTGATCGCAGTAACCCTGCCTTTCCATCCCAATATCGTAAACGCGTTGCATCCACGTAG
- a CDS encoding glycosyltransferase family 4 protein, whose protein sequence is MPQRKLAAMEQAELLIFNSEFTRQRFESFHSLNVEQIVVPLTFEMPSCDIDRLSQRRPWILTVGRMEPDRPKGHAETLAVLPQLIEKIPDLQWHVVGAGKHLDSFRKQVLQSGCQEHVVIHGFLTNEKLLELYRQSRVFCMPSHGEGFGIVYLEAMSQGCIPIGSTEDAAAEVIGNGGACVDLAQPEQLADRLEELLTMGSERFDSISRRAIVRSESFSPDRFAMRFTNALARVF, encoded by the coding sequence TTGCCACAGCGAAAACTTGCGGCGATGGAACAAGCGGAACTGCTGATCTTCAACTCGGAATTTACCAGGCAACGCTTTGAATCATTTCACTCGTTGAACGTCGAACAGATCGTTGTTCCATTGACGTTTGAGATGCCAAGTTGTGACATCGATCGATTGTCGCAACGTCGACCTTGGATCTTAACCGTTGGGCGCATGGAACCGGATCGACCGAAAGGGCATGCGGAGACGCTGGCGGTGTTGCCGCAGTTGATCGAGAAGATTCCCGATTTACAGTGGCATGTTGTCGGTGCTGGAAAGCACTTGGACAGCTTTCGGAAGCAGGTGCTTCAGTCGGGTTGCCAGGAACATGTTGTAATTCATGGTTTTCTGACAAACGAGAAGTTGCTTGAACTCTATCGCCAATCGCGAGTTTTCTGTATGCCCAGTCATGGCGAAGGGTTTGGGATCGTTTACCTAGAAGCGATGAGCCAAGGCTGTATTCCGATTGGTTCGACCGAGGATGCTGCTGCAGAGGTCATCGGCAATGGGGGGGCGTGTGTCGACCTCGCTCAGCCCGAGCAGCTGGCAGATCGGCTCGAAGAGTTGTTGACAATGGGCTCCGAGAGATTCGATTCGATATCACGGAGAGCGATCGTCCGTAGTGAGTCGTTTTCTCCCGACCGATTCGCAATGCGATTTACGAACGCATTGGCAAGGGTCTTCTAG
- a CDS encoding glycosyltransferase — protein sequence MNRRRVAVVHWFPVEYYPPAMNLLRTLADAPGVEVRAYTCHNNRGRGVFDSEGVQVARCHFPDRNVSWFRRLVRYAFFPLLTLLRLLFWWPQVIVYIEPHSALPAFLYCALNRRAQLLIHSHEYHEPREYMQRGMRMVRMNHWLERRYLFQRAEWISQTNRDRVKLFRADHPAVDASKVHELPNLPPASWSRVRNRSWQERRDGESLRLVYVGSLSLRDTFLREIVQWVESQTDVELDIYCYNSDSDTGRYLSELSCDRIGYFSHGVDYDELPELLTRYHVGLILYRGMTQNYVFNASNKLFEYLVVGLDVWYPQQMLGVKPYATFADRPRVIELDFEQLADIDFERYRQRDEQLPWRDQTTCEDALSPLKELILSETSSR from the coding sequence ATGAATAGGAGGCGGGTTGCTGTTGTTCATTGGTTTCCGGTGGAATATTATCCGCCAGCGATGAATCTGTTGCGGACTCTTGCCGACGCCCCTGGGGTGGAGGTGCGGGCCTACACGTGCCACAACAACCGAGGACGCGGGGTCTTTGACAGTGAAGGCGTTCAGGTCGCACGGTGTCACTTTCCCGACCGCAACGTTTCTTGGTTCCGTCGCCTAGTGCGTTACGCTTTCTTTCCGTTGCTCACCTTGCTGCGGTTGCTTTTCTGGTGGCCCCAGGTGATTGTCTACATTGAGCCGCATTCTGCATTGCCTGCGTTCTTATACTGCGCTCTCAACCGACGCGCCCAGCTATTGATCCACAGCCACGAATACCACGAGCCGCGGGAATACATGCAGCGTGGAATGCGAATGGTGCGGATGAATCATTGGCTGGAACGACGCTACTTGTTCCAGCGAGCCGAATGGATCTCCCAGACAAATCGGGACCGAGTCAAATTGTTTCGCGCCGATCACCCGGCGGTCGATGCCAGCAAGGTCCACGAGTTGCCCAATCTGCCTCCGGCAAGTTGGTCACGAGTGCGAAACAGATCGTGGCAGGAGCGTCGCGACGGGGAGTCCTTGCGTCTGGTCTACGTGGGGTCGCTCTCGCTGCGAGACACGTTTCTACGTGAAATCGTTCAGTGGGTTGAGTCTCAGACCGACGTGGAACTGGATATCTACTGCTACAACAGCGATTCGGATACGGGACGCTATCTATCGGAACTGTCGTGCGACCGGATCGGTTATTTTTCCCATGGGGTCGACTACGATGAACTCCCGGAATTGTTAACTCGCTACCACGTTGGATTGATTCTGTATCGTGGCATGACGCAGAACTATGTTTTTAATGCTTCGAACAAATTGTTTGAGTACTTGGTCGTCGGATTAGATGTTTGGTATCCGCAGCAGATGTTAGGCGTGAAGCCGTATGCGACGTTCGCTGATCGTCCTCGCGTGATCGAACTCGACTTCGAGCAACTTGCGGACATCGATTTCGAACGGTACAGACAGCGGGATGAACAGCTACCCTGGCGCGATCAGACCACTTGTGAAGATGCGCTTTCGCCGTTGAAAGAGTTGATTCTTTCTGAAACATCTAGTCGTTGA